The region GGGGTTCAAATGATTGTTTTTGTGATCTGACTATGGATGACCAGGTAGCAGTTGCCATGGTAAACACCCACTCTTCATTTATCAAGCACAAGACCAAGATAGGCAGAGATATTTTCTgacttccttctttctctccagcCACATCTCATTCACCCTCTCCCACTCACARGCTCCTTTTCTCCTTATATACAGTATCCTCATACTCAAAGGACTATGGTTATATTCAAAAGGGAAATGAATAAAAGACAGAATAGCATATWTTGTTTTATTTCTGAAACCAAGATGACCACTGTGCTGTCACTCACACAACTTGTTTCTTCTATCTTCTCGTCCCCTTAGGTAACATCCAGATGAAGGAAGTGTGAAACRCTGTTCTCTAAAGAGGACTCATCTCTGCTCAGCCAAACGTCCTGTGATCTACCTGGTGTCTCAGGCCTGTCTCTGATGTCATGGAGAACAGGGCCCTGATATGTACCAGTCAGGCCTGGAAGGGGCCCAGAGGGTCCACCTTCTCCCCCAACTGGAACAACACATCATACCAACCAAACATCATGATGTCCCCTTGTCCTGACGTGGTGAAGTCCCCATGCCAGCATGCTGCCAAGATATGTCACCCCCCAGAAGCCTCTGTGACCTCCCAGTTCCAGCAGGTTGGCCCCTATGCCTCCACTGGATTGTCTGCCATGGCTAACACTGCCAGTAGAAGGGGTGAAAGGGAGTGTTATATAGTTAACCCCATTCAAAATGAGGAGACGGTCCTGCCAGTACACAACCCTGAGTTCCGCGGACGCTCCTTCTCTGCAGCCACTGCCTCAAACTCAATTACTTCCAGAAGCAGATGTGACAGCTACGTCCACCTATGCCCTGACAACAGCTCAGAGGACATTAGTAGAGGCGACAGCTCCCCGTTGAGCCCAGACGTCTCCCCTGATCACGGTGGTCCACGGTCGCGGTCCCACAGCATCATCCTGAGGAAGACGAAGAYGAGGCCGGCGCCGCCAACCCGRAGCGTGTCCTTGAGGAGAGACTCCGCCTCCCAGCTCAGAGACAACAGGACCAAGAGCCTCTACATGGACAGAGACACAGCTACCCAAGACTCCTTCTTGCCTGACCTCATCCTCATCTCCACACCCAGGACAGAGGAGATGCTGTGCCTGGAGCAGTCCCCTGCTCAGCCTATacaggctctggttgggccaccaGTCAACAACAATGGGCAGCTACGTGAAGTAAGATCTACTGACCCCGGCTCTTCCATGTCAAGCTCAGGTCCTGCTATGGGTATTACTGGAAATGAGGACAAAAAAGCCCCCAGCTGGTCAGAATCGGTCAGACCCTCTCCTCCCTTGCGACACCCTCCATCTCTAACTTGTAAACAGTCCCCCTTCCAACCACCTGCCCCAGTCTCCTCCTCCAATGGCAAGTCCAGCTCTCAGTGTGAGACTTTGCCCCCTCCTATCCTCACGTCTGCCATCACTGGACCCTCACCCCTGGGCTGCAGGATGCGCCCCAAGTCCTCCACCTCACCCACCTCCCCCAGAGCCAGCAACAGCAGGCTGCGGCTGTCCCTGGAGTTGCCAGGGATTGTCCCACTCCCAGACCCGACGTCGGTCAAATCTAAAGCCACGCGACGTCACTCCGAGTCCTCTGGCACTACCAAACCCAGACAGAGGCTGAGCTCC is a window of Salvelinus sp. IW2-2015 linkage group LG5, ASM291031v2, whole genome shotgun sequence DNA encoding:
- the LOC111964360 gene encoding NHS-like protein 2, whose translation is MENRALICTSQAWKGPRGSTFSPNWNNTSYQPNIMMSPCPDVVKSPCQHAAKICHPPEASVTSQFQQVGPYASTGLSAMANTASRRGERECYIVNPIQNEETVLPVHNPEFRGRSFSAATASNSITSRSRCDSYVHLCPDNSSEDISRGDSSPLSPDVSPDHGGPRSRSHSIILRKTKXRPAPPTRSVSLRRDSASQLRDNRTKSLYMDRDTATQDSFLPDLILISTPRTEEMLCLEQSPAQPIQALVGPPVNNNGQLREVRSTDPGSSMSSSGPAMGITGNEDKKAPSWSESVRPSPPLRHPPSLTCKQSPFQPPAPVSSSNGKSSSQCETLPPPILTSAITGPSPLGCRMRPKSSTSPTSPRASNSRLRLSLELPGIVPLPDPTSVKSKATRRHSESSGTTKPRQRLSSSMMVMPVVTQEDLSNVRLRSVSSSDSDKGLEGSPEVIREEEQEQELESCPLVHHSPKAKPPVATKPPAHKWPPIHMVKSSSVSTQFSETLPASPRESQGDMFMVERRAKPKRSHQPPRVASDGVMFQRQQAVDRQQYDVTDSHPPPXSCQSEIRNVRRTSPTSTTSLQAELDRKKKLVPPPVAKKPDVLFMPSISSLGQESTRSHFWSGLSGAYQAPASAYQPPTTGYQVTASGYQFLASAYRDRDFTGQDCNHNRIRDGLFLDENSEERRAMPQMRTLXLGEQEEEELDHNSSQPTTEDLFTIIHRSKKKLLGRKETADSTGSRQGYGSPIKGTQRVVQKSNSKNDNFMAFLQRRRSNKPSSGERLSASELLKNTKPLAGQP